The Opitutus sp. DNA window ACTCGGGTTTTCTCAATAGTTATTCCTAACGGACTTCGATAATAATCGTCCATACGCCTATCTTCATTTTTCATGCTCATAAACACGTTATCTAAACCTAAAAGGGCGTTTAAGTTACTTAGTCTTGCAGCATTATTGGCCCCACCCAAACGCCCATCTAAAAGTCCGTTTGATACTTGATTCATGTTGGTTATCCCCTCGGTCAGTGGCAAAGTGCCGCCCAGTTTAGACGCTGCATCGCCTGCAATATTGGACAAATTCCTGATATCTGCCGCCGCTGAATTTATCCGAGCGTTGGACAAAGCCTTGGAGGTTAATGGTACAAAGACCCCAACCAAGAGGGCGATGATCGTCACCACCACCAAGATTTCGATGAGCGTAAAGGCATGCTTTTTTTTGTTTCTAAATTTAGGTGTTTTCATGAATTGAGCTTTAATGGGAGGTGATTGATTTGAGTAAAGAACGTTGAAAAATAACTGGTTTTTGGTGTTAAAATACCGCTTACGAATTTAAATAAAGTAACGAAGGCTTTCTAAGACCGAGGGCCTTCGTCGGATAAACGAGTGGCTTAGATTACAGCGAGGAAGACGTACACCGTGTTCACACCACCCACGGGCGCGGTATAGATCACGCGACCACGGGTTTGAGCCACAGGGACGGAGGGGTCCACATCATCCATCAACGACATGCTGTTTAACTCAATGGCCAGTGAACGGGCGTCGTTAATAGGCGTTTTGGGGTAGACGACGAAGGCTACCCTGCCGGTGGGCAAGTTGGTGGTGCCGTCGAGCGGGAAGTTGATGCCGGCCACCGGACCGTTCGCCAAGACGAACGTGGTGTTCACCTTAGCACACTCCATACGGGTGCTGGTGGCTTGGCTTACAGTGGCGGTCCATTTAACAACGTTAACGGGCCTGGTAACTGACCAAGTGCCGGTGTTGGAGTCCCACGTGATGCGACCCGAGGTGGCTGGCCAAGGGAGGGTGGTGCCAGGAGCAAATTTTGAGGTGAATAAACCGTCCAGCACGGGCGGATTCATACTCAGTAACATCTGATCCAAGCGGGCACCACCATTAAAAATGGCCGCGTTTTCAGTTAGATTTCGATCGCCGGCTGTAGCGAAGTCCGTAGGATGCCAGCCGATATCGTCCGTGGCCCCCTCGGTCAGCGGCAAGGAGGCGCCATTGCGTGCGGCACCTTCGAGGACGGCGGTACGGGCGGAATTGATCTCCGCCACGGCGGAGTTGACACGGGCGCGGGACTGCGCTTTGGAAACGGCCGGGATCAGAATGGAGGTGAGGATACCGATGATGACGAGAACCGTCAGGCTTTCGATCAGCGTGAAAACTCGGGCGTTTTTTTGGTGTGTTTTCAAGTTTAGCGCCCTGGTGGGGAGAAAGTGTAAAAAGGGAAAGGCCGTGTGGCGGCGCGTTTAGACCTGAGCGAAGACTACGTACAGAGCCATAACTGCGCCATGGGGTGCACCCTAGTGGGCTGTAACATTTAAAGTGTCGGATAAAACCAACGCAGTTTAGCCGCGAAAGAACGCAAGGAGAGCAAAGAACAAGCACTTTTTTTCTATGCGTTCTTTGCGTTCTTTCGCGGCTAAAAGGGTTTGTTGAATGTTGTTGATTCTAAGAAGGCTCAGGATGCGACAAGTTAAATGTTAATGCCTACTAGTGGGCTGTAACATTTAAAGTGTCGGATAAAACCAACGCAGTTTAGCCGCGAAAGAACGCAAGGAGGGCAAAGAACAAGCCCTCTTTTTTCTCTGCGTTCTTTCTCGGCTAATTAGCGGTCATTAGTGGTTAAAAATCTGATTCCGTATCCAACACTTTGAATGTTACTGCCTACTAGATCACCCTCTGGCGACTCTCTTGGGTACGAGGCCTCCCAGCGCTTAATCGTCCACCGGAAGGCCCTCCAAGCCGGAGGGCCTTCGTCGGATAAACGAGTGGCTTAGAATACAGCGAGGAAGACGTACACCGTGGTCACACCACCGACGGGCGCGGCATAGATCACGCGACCACGGGTTTGAGCCACAGGGACGTTGGGGTTCACATCATCCATCAACGACGAGGAGTTCAAATCGTAGGCCAGAGAACGGGCGTCGTTAACAGGCGTTTTGGGATAGACGACGAAGGCGCACCTGCCGTTGGGAAGGGAGGTGGTGCCGTCGAGCAGGAAGTTGATGCCGTTCGCCGGACCGTTCGCCAAGACGAACGCTGCATCTACCACAGAACACTCCATACGGGTGGCGGTGGCTTGGCTTACGGTGGCAGCCCAGTTAGCCACGTTGGTGGGGTTGGTAGTTTGCCAAGTGCCCGAGATGGAGTTCCACGTGAGGCGACCAGCGGTAGCTGGCCAAGCATTGTTGGTGCCAGGAGCGAATTTTGAGGTGAATACACTATCCAGCACGGCCGGATTCATACTCAACAACATCTGATCCAAGCGGGCACCAGCATTAAAAGAGGCCGCATCGCCAGTCCTTGTTCTATCGGCGGCTGAAGAGAAGTCCGTAGCAGCATAGCCGATATCGTTCGTGGTAGCCTCGGTCAGCGGCAAGGTGCCCCCGTTGCGGGCGGCGGCTTCGACAACGGCGGTACGGGCGGAGTTGATCTCAGCCACGGCGGAGGTGACGCGGGCGCGGGACTGCGCCTTGGAAACGGCCGGGATCAAGATCGAGGTGAGGATACCAATGATGGCGAGGACAGTCAGGATCTCGATTAGAGTGAAACCCTGAGTAGTATTAGTTTTTTTAACGTATTTTTTCATGTTTTTTTTGCTCCTGTTTTGGAGAAATTGGAGAAATTGAATAAAGGGAAAGACTGTGAGGCGGGGCGTTTAGAACTGCGCGAGGAACACGTAAACATCCACAACTCCGCCATTGGATGCACCATAGATCACCTTACCGCGACTCTGCGCTGCGACGCCGCCCGGTGCCGTATCGTCCATCAAAAGATTCCCGTTTAGTTCGCGTGCCAGTGCATAGGCATCCCGTGTAGAGACTCTTTTGTAGACCACATAGGCGCAATTGAACGCTTCGGCAATAAAAGCACCGTTACCATCCAAGTCGAAATTGATGCCGTAGGAAGTGACGACATCGGAAAGGAGCGGGTTGGTGATGTCGAACAAAGTCCGTGAGACCATCCTAGCGCACTCGAGCCGGGATCTGTTGGATGA harbors:
- a CDS encoding prepilin-type N-terminal cleavage/methylation domain-containing protein, whose amino-acid sequence is MKTPKFRNKKKHAFTLIEILVVVTIIALLVGVFVPLTSKALSNARINSAAADIRNLSNIAGDAASKLGGTLPLTEGITNMNQVSNGLLDGRLGGANNAARLSNLNALLGLDNVFMSMKNEDRRMDDYYRSPLGITIEKTRVRPPVRYDVATGEYKVDILPAGNYTKTDGFGDSSRIECANVTAAEFNLATTVNTAGGINFRLDGVNLLPAGRCAFLILEGVPLTVAYDLARKLNSPSLMNGRAFNNQNQTLGPVIYRGNAVTTTVYVYLANF
- a CDS encoding type II secretion system protein, with translation MKTHQKNARVFTLIESLTVLVIIGILTSILIPAVSKAQSRARVNSAVAEINSARTAVLEGAARNGASLPLTEGATDDIGWHPTDFATAGDRNLTENAAIFNGGARLDQMLLSMNPPVLDGLFTSKFAPGTTLPWPATSGRITWDSNTGTWSVTRPVNVVKWTATVSQATSTRMECAKVNTTFVLANGPVAGINFPLDGTTNLPTGRVAFVVYPKTPINDARSLAIELNSMSLMDDVDPSVPVAQTRGRVIYTAPVGGVNTVYVFLAVI
- a CDS encoding prepilin-type N-terminal cleavage/methylation domain-containing protein; amino-acid sequence: MKKYVKKTNTTQGFTLIEILTVLAIIGILTSILIPAVSKAQSRARVTSAVAEINSARTAVVEAAARNGGTLPLTEATTNDIGYAATDFSSAADRTRTGDAASFNAGARLDQMLLSMNPAVLDSVFTSKFAPGTNNAWPATAGRLTWNSISGTWQTTNPTNVANWAATVSQATATRMECSVVDAAFVLANGPANGINFLLDGTTSLPNGRCAFVVYPKTPVNDARSLAYDLNSSSLMDDVNPNVPVAQTRGRVIYAAPVGGVTTVYVFLAVF